Below is a window of Leuconostoc gasicomitatum LMG 18811 DNA.
AAATCCTTTGACAATTATTAATGCATGTCATCGTATCTTACCTAAAAGTGGTGGTGTTGGTCAATACCGTTATGGGTCAGAGATGAAACAAAAGTTAAGGCAATTAGATCAAGCCATGATGGCTAGTAAGCTGACTGAAAAATCTGATATAATAACATTATGACAAATACAGAAAATTATTTTAAAGTTGGCACGATTGTTAATACGCATGGTATCCGTGGTGAAGTAAAAATCATGGCAATTACAGATTTTGCGGCCGATCGTTTTAAAAAAGGCGCAGAATTGCAAATTGATACGAAGCAAGGTTTTGTACCTGTTAAAGTACAGGATTCTCGTATGCATAAAAATATGTGGTTGGTTCTTTTTGAAGGTGTGACAAACATCAATGAAATTGAAAAGTATAAAACACATGATATCTATGTTATTGGTGGTGCACGTGAAGCGCTAGGTGATGATGAATATTATTATAACGAAATCATTGGTTGCCGGGTAATTGATTTGGAAGATAATGACATTGGTGTTATTTCTGAAATCATGGAAACTGGGGCAAATGATGTCTGGGTTGTATCACGTGATGGCCAGTCGGATGCGTTGATTCCGATGATTGATGATGTTGTCAAAAACGTCGATGTTGCTGGTAAATTAGTCACCATTGATGCACTGGAAGGACTGCTGGATTAATGCGAATTGATGTTTTAAGTTTATTTCCTGATATGTTTACACCATTAAAACAGTCAATCTTAGGTAAAGCGATTGATAAAGGTGCCTTAGATTTTCATGTGACAGATTTTCGTGATTATACTGAAAACAAGCATAACAATGTTGATGACTATCCGTTTGGTGGCGGTGCGGGTATGCTACTTATGGCACAACCAATTTTTGATGCAATGGCTGCTGTTGAAAAACAAGCTGGTGACAAAGGGCATGTCGTATTGCTTGACCCAGCAGGTCGTAAATTCGATCACCATGTAGCCGAAGAGTTAGCCCAAAAAGAACATTTGACATTTATTGCGGGACACTACGAAGGTTACGATGAGCGTATTCGTGAATTAGTTGATGATGAAATATCGTTAGGCGATTATGTTTTGACTGGTGGTGAACTTGGCGCAATGGTTATTATTGATGCTACAGCACGCTTTTTACCTGATGTATTGGGTAATAATGTCAGTGCTGATGAAGACTCATTTCAAAATGATCTGTTAGAGTTCCCTCAGTATACGCGACCAGCAGAATTTCGTGGCCGTAAAGTACCTGATGTACTGATGAGTGGTAATCATGCAAAAATCGCTGAATGGCGACTAAAAGAGTCGTTACGAAGAACATGGCAACGCCGCCCTGATTTACTAGAAAAACGCCAACTCACCAACAAAGAACGCGATTTACTAGATGATGTAAAGCACGAGTAAGCGCTTGAGCGCGATACCGTGACTTATCTCAGCGAAGTGGCGGTAAAGCGCGATACCGTGACTTATCTCAGCGAAGTGGCGGTAAAGCGCGATACCGTGACGATGTATATCACAGTAACGCGATATACATCTGAAATATGTGTTAAAATAATCTTTATTTTTCAATAACAATCATTAATATGATTGTTATTTTTTGATTTGAGACTGTTAAGTGATTAATATCAAATATATATCAATACGAAAGCCCTAAAATATTTAATAATATTTTAGGGCTTTCACATTTAAAGCTTATTATATTTTTTATATGAAATGATAAAAATGAATAAATCATCATTTTAATATTGAGATATCAAAAAATTATCAGTAGTGTTATTTCAAGTAAATCGATTGAATGAGATTGAATTTTTTTTTAAGATAAGGGGCGTTTAAATAGTCTGTGACGGTGTATGCTTGATTTATTTTTTTTGTATCATGCTGATATAGTGCAATTAAAAACAAAAACCATATTTTGGAATTTGAATTTTCTCTGATTTTTAAGTCTTCTAATTTTAAAAGTATCCAATCAGTAATCACATCTTTTTTTTGCACAATACTGCTTTCTAAATATTTGACAATTAATGTCAGAATGATATCATTCGCATACACTTTATTTTCTGTTCTTATGTATTGCACTAAAATATCAGAAATGTATGGTTTTATTTTTTCAGAAGGCATCATATTTAATGTACATTCTAATAAATAAATATCATAGAGTTGCCATCTCATGATTTGATCAAAATATTTTAAAAGGAAATTTTGATCATTTAATGATGCTAACTTGAATGCCTTATGATAGATGGTTGCTTGTATCATAAGCATTTGGTGCTTATGTTTAAGTGTTAGCATGTTGGTTGCTTTTATGTCTGAATATTGCTGTTCTAAAGCTGTCGTATCAGTAGACATGTATTTTTCATCGAGATCATTTCTAAAATCAGTCATATCTGTGCCAATTTTATAATATGTGTAAAAATATTCTTCGACTGTAAGATCCAATGTTTTACAAATAAGATGAATGGTTTGAAGGTTTGGTAGTATCTGACCGTTTTCTATTCTTGAAACCATTGCCTGTGAACCGATTATCCTACCTAATTCACTTTGTGAGATATTTTTGATCTTACGCCGTTCCTTGATTAAATTGAAAGTGACATCTTTTTGCATAGTATTTCCTTTCTGTTTGTAAAAAATATAACAATTAATTATTATCCTGCATTTTGACATAATTTCGACTTATTCATTATTGGATAATCAATATTGAATAAAGTGAAAAACTGCACAGTATGCGTTGTAGAATGACATGGTAAAGGTTAATAACTTTTACAAGTAGGTAAAATTCCTAAAAAATGTAATGGAATTTTAAAGAACAGCATCAGAAAAGGGAAGAATGGTGGCAATGGAATGAGGAATGAAAGATTAGTATGTGAACGCAAGAAATTGTATAAATCAGGGAAAATACTGGTGACAGCTGGAATCTTTTCTTTAGCCATATTCGGCGCTACAATATCTGATAGTCGTGCTGATACAATAGATACAAATAGCACGACAATGGCTGTTAAAGAAGATTCTACAAAAAATCAACCCAACCCATCACCAACAGTTGTAGATAAAACAGCACCACAAGTGGTGGAAAAGTCGGTAGAACCAGTTACAGACAAACCAGTTGAGACACCGGCCAAAGACACGGCAACAGTGCCAACAGTAGACAAACCAGTTGAGGCACCGGCCAAAGACACGACAGTGCCGACAGCAGAAAAACTAGTTGAGACACCAGCCAAAGACACGACAGTGCCGACAGTAGATAAACCAGTTGAAGCACCAGCCAAAGACACGGCAATAGTACCAACAACAGCCAAAACAGGCGACACGCAAACAGCAGCAACAGTTTACAAAACAACTGATACCAAAAAAGCAGACAAACCAGTTGAGGCCACTTCAAAAACAGCAACAACAAATAAAAGTGATGCGCAAAAACTGGATCAAGTAGAAAGCGCATCACCAAATATCAAACAAATTAATGGAAAAACCTATTTTGTAGGTGATGATGGTCAAATTAAGAAGAATTTTACCGCTGTCATT
It encodes the following:
- the rimM gene encoding ribosome maturation factor RimM (Essential for efficient processing of 16S rRNA), which translates into the protein MTNTENYFKVGTIVNTHGIRGEVKIMAITDFAADRFKKGAELQIDTKQGFVPVKVQDSRMHKNMWLVLFEGVTNINEIEKYKTHDIYVIGGAREALGDDEYYYNEIIGCRVIDLEDNDIGVISEIMETGANDVWVVSRDGQSDALIPMIDDVVKNVDVAGKLVTIDALEGLLD
- the trmD gene encoding tRNA (guanosine(37)-N1)-methyltransferase TrmD — protein: MRIDVLSLFPDMFTPLKQSILGKAIDKGALDFHVTDFRDYTENKHNNVDDYPFGGGAGMLLMAQPIFDAMAAVEKQAGDKGHVVLLDPAGRKFDHHVAEELAQKEHLTFIAGHYEGYDERIRELVDDEISLGDYVLTGGELGAMVIIDATARFLPDVLGNNVSADEDSFQNDLLEFPQYTRPAEFRGRKVPDVLMSGNHAKIAEWRLKESLRRTWQRRPDLLEKRQLTNKERDLLDDVKHE
- a CDS encoding helix-turn-helix domain-containing protein, giving the protein MQKDVTFNLIKERRKIKNISQSELGRIIGSQAMVSRIENGQILPNLQTIHLICKTLDLTVEEYFYTYYKIGTDMTDFRNDLDEKYMSTDTTALEQQYSDIKATNMLTLKHKHQMLMIQATIYHKAFKLASLNDQNFLLKYFDQIMRWQLYDIYLLECTLNMMPSEKIKPYISDILVQYIRTENKVYANDIILTLIVKYLESSIVQKKDVITDWILLKLEDLKIRENSNSKIWFLFLIALYQHDTKKINQAYTVTDYLNAPYLKKKFNLIQSIYLK